One genomic segment of Garra rufa chromosome 13, GarRuf1.0, whole genome shotgun sequence includes these proteins:
- the mylk4b gene encoding uncharacterized protein mylk4b isoform X1 produces MSSNLVKSLARVYDPKPLHAQKRSNAGRATARRSSLSTSNKRPSSPLSNQASSKSSSPSALVHIEGQVCDLSDKIDKLLALQEASIRRLDTIGQDQGTGGRSMEQMLCDVRVVIETVREKEEQQDQRLDALERLVSGIQQVVSFVAEVLKHSRLADLLKNTNTKSNSRFREKDGKEKSKVYQKGLKTQKKKKPQDAADLVQAGFEEVQKLNQQNDQLSQCTAETAVSKAVHLDLIDEEQEGEKYKERKDDKPQAAVEEEEREQEIVPELLQIKEEDKKEEEETLKKDEALWLSEESQLAALNSSDQTDESIRVTPESCEENLEITFSAKRHVTDETLTDELKKSRVEEAPEEEEEKELKEEEEKELKEEEEALEAAEAGPERPEEGTEEERKDAEPLTDEYVIDSSLPPPAPFEHRLVTAKTHQITSYYTINKEEVLGGGRFGMVHKCVEKTSGLILAAKIIKARSQKEKEVVKCEIEVMNQLNHANLIQLYAAFESRHEIILVMEYVDGGELFDRIIDENYKLTELDTVLFIRQISEGLQYMHKMYILHLDLKPENILCVSRQTNKVKIIDFGLARRYKPREKLRVNFGTPEFLAPEVINYEFVSFPTDMWSLGVITYMLLSGLSPFLGEDDNETLNNILACQWSFEEAEFAEISEEAKDFISRLLVKSKSWRMSASQSLKHPWLSDRALHYRLHHKKNKCHSSHAPPPEA; encoded by the exons ATGAGTTCTAATCTTGTGAAGTCTCTTGCTCGGGTTTATGACCCCAAACCACTTCACGCCCAAAAACGATCGAACGCTGGAAGAGCCACAGCAAGAAGATCTTCGCTTTCTACCTCAAACAAACGTCCGTCTTCACCACTTTCTAATCAGGCTTCCTCGAAATCCTCCTCGCCTTCTGCTCTCGTACATATTGAAGGACAAGTCTGTGATCTGAGTGATAAGATAGACAAACTCCTCGCCCTGCAGGAAGCGTCTATAAGGCGACTGGATACCATCGGTCAAGATCAAGGCACAGGTGGACGAAGCATGGAGCAGATGTTGTGTGACGTGCGTGTTGTTATAGAGACTGTTAGAGAGAAGGAGGAACAACAGGATCAGCGACTTGATGCTTTGGAGCGACTGGTCAGCGGCATTCAGCAGGTTGTCAGTTTTGTTGCTGAAGTGTTGAAACACTCAAGATTGGCTGATCTCTTGAAAAATACAAACACAAAATCCAACAGCAGG TTTAGAGAAAAGGATGGAAAGGAGAAATCTAAAGTGTACCAGAAGGGGTTAAAAACGCAGAAGAAAAAGAAACCACAGGATGCAGCAG ACTTAGTCCAGGCTGGTTTTGAAGAAGTGCAGAAGCTCAACCAACAGAACGATCAGCTTTCTCAATGCACGGCAGAGACAGCAGTCAGCAAAGCTGTGCACCTGGATCTTATTGATGAAGAGCAAGAAGGAGAGAAATATAAGGAAAGAAAAGATGACAAGCCACAGGCAGCAGTGGAAGAAGAGGAAAGAGAGCAAGAAATTGTTCCTGAGTTATTACAAATAAAAGAGGAGGATAAAAAGGAGGAAGAGGAAACGTTAAAGAAAGACGAGGCTTTATGGTTATCCGAAGAAAGCCAACTAGCTGCTCTGAACTCATCTGACCAGACAGATGAAAGCATTAGAGTCACACCAGAAAG TTGTGAGGAGAATCTGGAAATAACTTTCAGCGCAAAGAGGCATGTTACTGACGAGACTCTGACAGATGAGCTTAAAAAAAGCCGAGTGGAGGAGGCaccggaggaggaggaggagaaggaattgaaggaggaagaggaaaaGGAAttgaaggaggaagaggaggcaCTTGAAGCTGCAGAGGCGGGACCAGAGAGACCAGAGGAGGGGACAGAAGAGGAGAGGAAAGATGCAGAACCACTAACTGACGAATATGTCATCG ATTCTTCCCTTCCTCCACCTGCACCATTTGAGCACCGTCTAGTGACAGCCAAAACACACCAGATTACAAGTTACTACACTATCAATAAAGAAGAAGTTCTTGGAGG AGGACGCTTTGGCATGGTGCACAAATGTGTAGAGAAAACTTCTGGTCTCATATTAGCAGCCAAGATCATCAAAGCCAGGAGTCAGAAAGAGAAG GAGGTAGTAAAATGTGAAATTGAAGTGATGAACCAGTTGAATCATGCCAATCTGATCCAGCTCTATGCCGCCTTTGAATCTCGACATGAAATCATTCTGGTGATGGAGTA TGTTGATGGTGGAGAGCTGTTTGACCGGATCATAGATGAGAACTACAAGCTGACTGAGTTAGACACAGTGCTGTTCATCAGACAGATCAGTGAAGGGCTTCAGTATATGCACAAGATGTACATATTACACCTTGATCTAAAG CCTGAAAACATTCTCTGTGTCAGTCGACAAACAAACAAGGTGAAGATTATTGACTTTGGGCTTGCAAGGAG ATATAAACCCAGGGAAAAGTTGAGGGTGAACTTTGGTACACCTGAATTCCTGGCTCCTGAAGTCATCAACTATGAATTTGTCTCATTCCCAACTGACATGTGGAGTTTAGGTGTCATCACTTACATGCT GCTCAGTGGCTTGTCTCCGTTCCTGGGTGAGGATGATAATGAGACACTAAACAACATCCTGGCATGTCAGTGGAGTTTTGAAGAGGCAGAATTTGCTGAAATCTCTGAGGAGGCCAAAGACTTTATCTCACGCCTGCTTGTGAAGAGCAAAAG CTGGAGAATGAGTGCATCCCAGTCCCTTAAACACCCTTGGCTTTCAGACCGAGCACTTCACTACCGTCTGCACCATAAG AAAAACAAGTGTCACTCTTCACATGCCCCTCCTCCAGAGGCATAA
- the mylk4b gene encoding myosin light chain kinase family member 4 isoform X3 has product MEGEEARVKELGMGRLAFFGHLERVERMRCYWELKHVQVKTLEQFREKDGKEKSKVYQKGLKTQKKKKPQDAADLVQAGFEEVQKLNQQNDQLSQCTAETAVSKAVHLDLIDEEQEGEKYKERKDDKPQAAVEEEEREQEIVPELLQIKEEDKKEEEETLKKDEALWLSEESQLAALNSSDQTDESIRVTPESCEENLEITFSAKRHVTDETLTDELKKSRVEEAPEEEEEKELKEEEEKELKEEEEALEAAEAGPERPEEGTEEERKDAEPLTDEYVIDSSLPPPAPFEHRLVTAKTHQITSYYTINKEEVLGGGRFGMVHKCVEKTSGLILAAKIIKARSQKEKEVVKCEIEVMNQLNHANLIQLYAAFESRHEIILVMEYVDGGELFDRIIDENYKLTELDTVLFIRQISEGLQYMHKMYILHLDLKPENILCVSRQTNKVKIIDFGLARRYKPREKLRVNFGTPEFLAPEVINYEFVSFPTDMWSLGVITYMLLSGLSPFLGEDDNETLNNILACQWSFEEAEFAEISEEAKDFISRLLVKSKSWRMSASQSLKHPWLSDRALHYRLHHKKNKCHSSHAPPPEA; this is encoded by the exons TTTAGAGAAAAGGATGGAAAGGAGAAATCTAAAGTGTACCAGAAGGGGTTAAAAACGCAGAAGAAAAAGAAACCACAGGATGCAGCAG ACTTAGTCCAGGCTGGTTTTGAAGAAGTGCAGAAGCTCAACCAACAGAACGATCAGCTTTCTCAATGCACGGCAGAGACAGCAGTCAGCAAAGCTGTGCACCTGGATCTTATTGATGAAGAGCAAGAAGGAGAGAAATATAAGGAAAGAAAAGATGACAAGCCACAGGCAGCAGTGGAAGAAGAGGAAAGAGAGCAAGAAATTGTTCCTGAGTTATTACAAATAAAAGAGGAGGATAAAAAGGAGGAAGAGGAAACGTTAAAGAAAGACGAGGCTTTATGGTTATCCGAAGAAAGCCAACTAGCTGCTCTGAACTCATCTGACCAGACAGATGAAAGCATTAGAGTCACACCAGAAAG TTGTGAGGAGAATCTGGAAATAACTTTCAGCGCAAAGAGGCATGTTACTGACGAGACTCTGACAGATGAGCTTAAAAAAAGCCGAGTGGAGGAGGCaccggaggaggaggaggagaaggaattgaaggaggaagaggaaaaGGAAttgaaggaggaagaggaggcaCTTGAAGCTGCAGAGGCGGGACCAGAGAGACCAGAGGAGGGGACAGAAGAGGAGAGGAAAGATGCAGAACCACTAACTGACGAATATGTCATCG ATTCTTCCCTTCCTCCACCTGCACCATTTGAGCACCGTCTAGTGACAGCCAAAACACACCAGATTACAAGTTACTACACTATCAATAAAGAAGAAGTTCTTGGAGG AGGACGCTTTGGCATGGTGCACAAATGTGTAGAGAAAACTTCTGGTCTCATATTAGCAGCCAAGATCATCAAAGCCAGGAGTCAGAAAGAGAAG GAGGTAGTAAAATGTGAAATTGAAGTGATGAACCAGTTGAATCATGCCAATCTGATCCAGCTCTATGCCGCCTTTGAATCTCGACATGAAATCATTCTGGTGATGGAGTA TGTTGATGGTGGAGAGCTGTTTGACCGGATCATAGATGAGAACTACAAGCTGACTGAGTTAGACACAGTGCTGTTCATCAGACAGATCAGTGAAGGGCTTCAGTATATGCACAAGATGTACATATTACACCTTGATCTAAAG CCTGAAAACATTCTCTGTGTCAGTCGACAAACAAACAAGGTGAAGATTATTGACTTTGGGCTTGCAAGGAG ATATAAACCCAGGGAAAAGTTGAGGGTGAACTTTGGTACACCTGAATTCCTGGCTCCTGAAGTCATCAACTATGAATTTGTCTCATTCCCAACTGACATGTGGAGTTTAGGTGTCATCACTTACATGCT GCTCAGTGGCTTGTCTCCGTTCCTGGGTGAGGATGATAATGAGACACTAAACAACATCCTGGCATGTCAGTGGAGTTTTGAAGAGGCAGAATTTGCTGAAATCTCTGAGGAGGCCAAAGACTTTATCTCACGCCTGCTTGTGAAGAGCAAAAG CTGGAGAATGAGTGCATCCCAGTCCCTTAAACACCCTTGGCTTTCAGACCGAGCACTTCACTACCGTCTGCACCATAAG AAAAACAAGTGTCACTCTTCACATGCCCCTCCTCCAGAGGCATAA
- the mylk4b gene encoding myosin light chain kinase family member 4 isoform X2: MENFLQDKDLWIVGSVCLVASILWRRFWNLFTYKRKRDSSPESASIDIQFREKDGKEKSKVYQKGLKTQKKKKPQDAADLVQAGFEEVQKLNQQNDQLSQCTAETAVSKAVHLDLIDEEQEGEKYKERKDDKPQAAVEEEEREQEIVPELLQIKEEDKKEEEETLKKDEALWLSEESQLAALNSSDQTDESIRVTPESCEENLEITFSAKRHVTDETLTDELKKSRVEEAPEEEEEKELKEEEEKELKEEEEALEAAEAGPERPEEGTEEERKDAEPLTDEYVIDSSLPPPAPFEHRLVTAKTHQITSYYTINKEEVLGGGRFGMVHKCVEKTSGLILAAKIIKARSQKEKEVVKCEIEVMNQLNHANLIQLYAAFESRHEIILVMEYVDGGELFDRIIDENYKLTELDTVLFIRQISEGLQYMHKMYILHLDLKPENILCVSRQTNKVKIIDFGLARRYKPREKLRVNFGTPEFLAPEVINYEFVSFPTDMWSLGVITYMLLSGLSPFLGEDDNETLNNILACQWSFEEAEFAEISEEAKDFISRLLVKSKSWRMSASQSLKHPWLSDRALHYRLHHKKNKCHSSHAPPPEA, encoded by the exons TTTAGAGAAAAGGATGGAAAGGAGAAATCTAAAGTGTACCAGAAGGGGTTAAAAACGCAGAAGAAAAAGAAACCACAGGATGCAGCAG ACTTAGTCCAGGCTGGTTTTGAAGAAGTGCAGAAGCTCAACCAACAGAACGATCAGCTTTCTCAATGCACGGCAGAGACAGCAGTCAGCAAAGCTGTGCACCTGGATCTTATTGATGAAGAGCAAGAAGGAGAGAAATATAAGGAAAGAAAAGATGACAAGCCACAGGCAGCAGTGGAAGAAGAGGAAAGAGAGCAAGAAATTGTTCCTGAGTTATTACAAATAAAAGAGGAGGATAAAAAGGAGGAAGAGGAAACGTTAAAGAAAGACGAGGCTTTATGGTTATCCGAAGAAAGCCAACTAGCTGCTCTGAACTCATCTGACCAGACAGATGAAAGCATTAGAGTCACACCAGAAAG TTGTGAGGAGAATCTGGAAATAACTTTCAGCGCAAAGAGGCATGTTACTGACGAGACTCTGACAGATGAGCTTAAAAAAAGCCGAGTGGAGGAGGCaccggaggaggaggaggagaaggaattgaaggaggaagaggaaaaGGAAttgaaggaggaagaggaggcaCTTGAAGCTGCAGAGGCGGGACCAGAGAGACCAGAGGAGGGGACAGAAGAGGAGAGGAAAGATGCAGAACCACTAACTGACGAATATGTCATCG ATTCTTCCCTTCCTCCACCTGCACCATTTGAGCACCGTCTAGTGACAGCCAAAACACACCAGATTACAAGTTACTACACTATCAATAAAGAAGAAGTTCTTGGAGG AGGACGCTTTGGCATGGTGCACAAATGTGTAGAGAAAACTTCTGGTCTCATATTAGCAGCCAAGATCATCAAAGCCAGGAGTCAGAAAGAGAAG GAGGTAGTAAAATGTGAAATTGAAGTGATGAACCAGTTGAATCATGCCAATCTGATCCAGCTCTATGCCGCCTTTGAATCTCGACATGAAATCATTCTGGTGATGGAGTA TGTTGATGGTGGAGAGCTGTTTGACCGGATCATAGATGAGAACTACAAGCTGACTGAGTTAGACACAGTGCTGTTCATCAGACAGATCAGTGAAGGGCTTCAGTATATGCACAAGATGTACATATTACACCTTGATCTAAAG CCTGAAAACATTCTCTGTGTCAGTCGACAAACAAACAAGGTGAAGATTATTGACTTTGGGCTTGCAAGGAG ATATAAACCCAGGGAAAAGTTGAGGGTGAACTTTGGTACACCTGAATTCCTGGCTCCTGAAGTCATCAACTATGAATTTGTCTCATTCCCAACTGACATGTGGAGTTTAGGTGTCATCACTTACATGCT GCTCAGTGGCTTGTCTCCGTTCCTGGGTGAGGATGATAATGAGACACTAAACAACATCCTGGCATGTCAGTGGAGTTTTGAAGAGGCAGAATTTGCTGAAATCTCTGAGGAGGCCAAAGACTTTATCTCACGCCTGCTTGTGAAGAGCAAAAG CTGGAGAATGAGTGCATCCCAGTCCCTTAAACACCCTTGGCTTTCAGACCGAGCACTTCACTACCGTCTGCACCATAAG AAAAACAAGTGTCACTCTTCACATGCCCCTCCTCCAGAGGCATAA